From one Solanum stenotomum isolate F172 chromosome 12, ASM1918654v1, whole genome shotgun sequence genomic stretch:
- the LOC125847849 gene encoding rRNA-processing protein CGR1, giving the protein MACTVDFRCLDEGFGGKTYKRKRAEKEQGNGIEDGEAAAMEVEEIPRKRQAVPSEEDPNKPVLGRPTYDGVIAGRVSGRNWKQPRKHRSSAAKVSVKGKSLEQRIKEKEIKKAYKERINELKEEIRQNKVEKRKQREEREKKKQENILKSGTKVQKITNPKTLKKIAKSKQRKLLKVVSDDLLNRGNNNKSTS; this is encoded by the coding sequence ATGGCGTGTACTGTGGATTTTCGGTGCCTGGACGAAGGATTCGGAGGAAAAACGTACAAACGAAAGAGAGCAGAGAAAGAGCAAGGTAATGGTATAGAAGATGGAGAAGCGGCGGCCATGGAAGTGGAGGAGATTCCAAGGAAGAGACAGGCGGTTCCATCCGAGGAGGATCCAAACAAACCTGTACTGGGAAGGCCGACATACGACGGGGTGATTGCAGGGAGGGTATCGGGAAGGAATTGGAAACAGCCGCGTAAACACAGATCATCGGCAGCGAAGGTGAGCGTGAAGGGGAAGTCATTGGAGCAGAGGATAAAAGAGAAGGAGATAAAGAAGGCGTATAAGGAGAGAATCAATGAGCTCAAGGAAGAGATAAGACAGAACAAGGTGGAGAAGCGGAAGCAGAGGGaggaaagagagaaaaagaagcaGGAAAACATTCTCAAGTCTGGCACCAAGGTTCAGAAGATCACCAATCCAAAAACCCTCAAAAAGATTGCCAAATCTAAGCAGAGGAAGCTTCTCAAGGTTGTTTCTGACGATCTTCTTAACCGTGGAAACAACAACAAGTCTACCTCATAG
- the LOC125847843 gene encoding sialyltransferase-like protein 1, with translation MTRPRLSRKPALVRLLSVAAVFSIILIAIQSSFFTGSWTPVNLDIPILSHFQSNLQQCVANRGLGLTAHIIDHCNVILKFPQGTNSTWYNEQFKIFEPLEYKYDVCEAILLWEQYRNMTTVLTREYLDSRPDGWFDYAAKRIAQLGADKCYNQTLCEEHLNLTLPANPPFHPRQFRRCAVVGNSGDLLKTQFGEEIDSHDAVIRDNEAPVNEKYAKHVGLKRDFRLVVRGAAGNMIKILNGSDDEVLIIKSVIHRDFNAMIKKIRNPVYLFQGIVLRRGAKGTGMKSIELALSMCDIVDIYGFTVDPGYTEWTRYFSTPRKGHNPLQGRAYYQLLECLGVIRIHSPMRAKRKQDWSDVPSREMINNAHRAALRLKKKQTGEEGGLGQFVNCKVWGKSGPYGTGPVSGSTDMTDTRKDSNYNRWEIMPFESLRKEARKHYMQMEGVSLYKMDGNKLDDLVCVKHPLKSEA, from the exons ATGACACGACCGAGGTTGAGCAGGAAACCAGCTCTTGTTCGTCTTCTCTCTGTTGCTGCTGTCTTCTCCATTATCCTTATCGCCATTCAGTCCTCTTTCTTCACTG GTAGTTGGACTCCCGTTAATTTGGATATTCCGATCTTGTCCCACTTCCAGTCTAACCTTCAGCAATGCGTC GCTAACCGAGGGCTGGGATTGACTGCTCATATAATTGATCATTGCAATGTCATTCTCAAGTTTCCCCAAGGAACTAATAGCACTTGG TATAATGAGCAGTTCAAGATCTTTGAACCATTGGAGTACAAGTACGACGTTTGCGAAGCAATACTTCTGTGGGAGCAG TATCGTAACATGACGACAGTGTTGACAAGAGAATATTTGGATTCTCGGCCTGATGGATGGTTTGACTATGCAGCAAAAAGGATTGCACAGCT AGGAGCAGACAAATGTTACAATCAGACTCTTTGCGAAGAACATCTCAATCTAACTTTACCAGCTAATCCCCCGTTTCACCCTCGACAATTCAGAAGATGTGCAGTCGTTGGCAATTCTGGAGACCTCTTGAAGACGCAGTTTGGAGAGGAAATTGACAGTCATGATGCAGTTATACGAGATAATGAGGCTCCTGTTAATGAG AAATACGCCAAGCATGTTGGCCTGAAGAGAGATTTTCGCTTAGTTGTGCGAGGTGCTGCTGGAAACATGATTAAAATTCTCAACGGTTCTG ACGATGAGGTGCTTATAATTAAAAGTGTCATCCATAGAGACTTCAATGCAATGATAAAG AAAATCCGGAATCCAGTCTATCTGTTCCAAGGTATCGTATTACGCAGAGGTGCGAAAGGAACTGGGATGAAATCAATAGAATTAGCACTTTCCATGTGCGACATTGTTGACATTTATGGTTTCactgttgatcctggttacacAGAATG GACTCGATACTTTTCTACACCAAGGAAAGGGCACAACCCACTCCAAGGAAGGGCTTATTATCAACTCTTAGAATGCCTTGGA GTCATACGAATCCATTCTCCTATGCGAGCAAAGAGAAAGCAAGACTGGTCTGATGTGCCTAGTCGAGAAATGATAAACAATGCTCACAGAGCTGCATTGCGTTTGAAAAAGAAGCAAACTGGGGAAGAGGGAGGATTGGGACAATTTGTGAACTGTAAAGTATGGGGCAAATCAGGTCCCTATGGCACTGGGCCTGTATCTGGTTCCACAGATATGACAGATACCAGGAAGGATTCAAATTACAATCGATGGGAAATCATGCCTTTTGAGAGCTTGAGGAAGGAAGCACGGAAGCACTATATGCAGATGGAAGGTGTGTCTTTGTACAAGATGGATGGGAATAAGCTGGATGATCTAGTCTGCGTGAAACACCCCCTGAAATCCGAGGCATGA